Proteins encoded within one genomic window of Nitrospira sp.:
- a CDS encoding response regulator, with the protein MMKPFGRKRRRVGRRLAASLPTASTGFDLLEGLPLATVILDADLTVLSVNRESHRLLGPRFPSSTVRFFPSLWSRLTRSDATTITAQLNGVLKSRRPTSVMQQLLLRKATPPVPVEWACAPGTFNGKAVLILSIRDLSHERELEQDCNRLAAIAEESPLPMIELDRQMSLLYANPAMISLLTQFGYSLEGFPNVAPRSLPDIVQRCLTTGYVLHDEAIVLPEASFSWTFCPVLTHDVVRGYAIDMTSVHKTQQALQLSADQLLQSNRCLDQALEVAKESARVKTAFLATVSHELRTPMNGVIGMTSLLMETSLTSEQQSYAETIRQCGEALLQLINDVLECSKIEAGKLELERLDFNLRTTVEQVLAQFAERAETKGLELTGLVHAAVPTGLKGDPGRLRQILTNLVANAVKFTDKGEVTLQAYLEEDLLDTTVIRFEVTDSGIGINPNTQDKLFRPFVQADSSTTRKYGGTGLGLSISKQLVELMGGQIGVRSTEGKGSTFWCTARLQKQVDSPCAILPTGDLTGKRVLIVDDNESNRVILHHLVSGWGMVDDLAEDAESALHRIAEAAQRGTPYDLAILDVIMPGKDGLQLARELQSHPAGSSIRLVVMTSMLQRGHAEQARQAGAMGYLPKPIRHDELRDCLRTVLGLLESQEPQTTHTRSVVPQLVTRHMVAEHVHHQRVLVVEDNIVNQKLAVRMVEKLGYQPDVVGNGQEALTALAKGDYAAILMDCQMPVMDGFETTRSIRNDEAAVASHDSPGESPNGSDKAPQSTPHIPIIAVTANAMQGDRERCLATGMDDYLAKPIKLNELRSALARWVSTPPNVVVTGNQKPTPIRIDPTRGIFDPEQMYQNIGGDSELFAQLVCLFLDRYHTMLTDIRTALADADSITVERLAHTFKGTAGNLCASEVALTAGRLEAVGRLNTLHDAPPVYAQLELEVARLVRVLESHRQGYQPITQAAA; encoded by the coding sequence ATGATGAAGCCATTTGGACGGAAACGAAGACGCGTCGGACGTCGTCTAGCTGCTTCACTTCCTACAGCGTCGACAGGCTTCGATCTGCTCGAAGGGCTTCCGCTGGCCACCGTCATTCTTGATGCTGATCTCACCGTATTGTCCGTTAATCGGGAGAGCCATCGGTTGCTTGGGCCACGGTTTCCTTCCTCTACGGTCCGCTTCTTTCCATCCCTGTGGTCGAGACTCACTCGATCCGACGCAACCACTATAACAGCACAACTGAACGGAGTCCTTAAAAGCCGCCGGCCAACTTCTGTCATGCAACAGCTCCTCTTGCGGAAAGCAACCCCTCCCGTTCCCGTAGAATGGGCCTGCGCACCCGGCACATTCAATGGAAAGGCCGTACTGATTCTCAGCATCCGAGACTTGTCTCATGAACGAGAATTGGAGCAGGATTGCAATCGGTTGGCCGCGATCGCTGAGGAAAGTCCCTTACCGATGATCGAACTGGACCGGCAGATGAGCCTGTTGTATGCCAATCCAGCGATGATCTCCCTGCTCACTCAATTCGGATACAGCCTCGAAGGATTTCCCAACGTCGCCCCGCGTAGCCTTCCGGACATCGTGCAACGCTGTCTCACCACAGGCTATGTGCTTCATGATGAGGCAATCGTACTTCCAGAAGCCAGTTTTTCATGGACCTTCTGCCCGGTTCTCACGCATGACGTCGTGCGTGGCTATGCCATCGACATGACGAGCGTCCATAAAACGCAGCAGGCGCTCCAACTCTCCGCCGACCAACTTCTCCAGAGCAACCGCTGCCTGGACCAAGCCCTGGAGGTGGCGAAGGAATCGGCACGCGTCAAGACAGCATTTCTCGCAACCGTCAGTCATGAACTACGCACCCCCATGAACGGGGTGATCGGCATGACAAGCCTGTTGATGGAGACGTCCTTGACGTCCGAACAACAATCCTACGCAGAGACCATTCGGCAGTGCGGCGAAGCACTGTTGCAGCTGATCAACGACGTACTCGAATGCAGTAAGATTGAGGCAGGAAAGCTGGAACTGGAACGCCTCGACTTCAATCTGAGAACCACAGTGGAGCAGGTGTTGGCACAATTCGCTGAGCGGGCAGAGACGAAAGGGCTGGAGCTAACCGGACTGGTACACGCCGCAGTTCCGACGGGACTCAAAGGTGACCCAGGCCGCCTACGTCAGATCCTCACCAATCTGGTTGCCAACGCGGTGAAGTTTACGGACAAGGGCGAGGTGACCCTGCAGGCCTATCTCGAAGAAGACCTCCTCGACACAACCGTCATTCGCTTCGAAGTCACGGACAGCGGCATTGGAATCAATCCCAACACTCAAGACAAACTGTTCCGTCCGTTTGTGCAGGCGGACAGTTCCACGACCAGAAAATATGGCGGCACCGGCCTTGGCCTGTCCATATCAAAGCAACTCGTGGAATTAATGGGTGGGCAGATCGGAGTGCGCAGCACCGAGGGAAAGGGGAGCACCTTCTGGTGCACCGCGCGCCTCCAGAAACAAGTCGATTCTCCATGTGCAATTCTCCCGACCGGAGATCTCACCGGAAAGCGTGTCTTGATCGTTGATGACAATGAATCGAATCGCGTGATCCTCCACCATCTGGTATCCGGTTGGGGAATGGTGGACGACCTTGCAGAAGATGCCGAATCGGCTTTGCACCGCATCGCGGAGGCGGCACAGCGGGGAACGCCGTACGATCTCGCGATCTTGGACGTCATCATGCCCGGAAAGGATGGGTTGCAACTTGCACGAGAGCTGCAAAGTCACCCGGCTGGATCCAGCATTCGTCTCGTCGTCATGACCTCAATGCTGCAGCGTGGCCATGCAGAACAGGCCCGCCAGGCGGGCGCGATGGGCTACCTGCCGAAACCCATCCGCCATGATGAATTACGCGACTGCCTTCGGACGGTTCTGGGTCTGCTCGAGAGCCAAGAGCCACAAACAACTCACACGCGATCAGTCGTGCCGCAACTCGTCACCAGGCATATGGTCGCGGAGCATGTGCACCATCAGCGCGTGTTAGTCGTGGAAGACAACATTGTCAACCAGAAGCTCGCGGTGCGGATGGTGGAAAAACTTGGCTACCAACCAGACGTCGTTGGAAACGGTCAAGAAGCGCTGACGGCGCTCGCCAAGGGAGACTATGCCGCCATCCTGATGGATTGTCAGATGCCCGTTATGGATGGGTTTGAGACAACCCGAAGCATTCGCAACGATGAAGCTGCAGTCGCATCGCATGACTCGCCCGGTGAAAGCCCAAACGGTTCAGACAAGGCACCACAATCGACTCCGCATATTCCGATCATTGCGGTCACCGCCAATGCGATGCAAGGCGATCGCGAACGCTGTTTGGCGACAGGGATGGACGATTATCTCGCCAAACCGATCAAACTCAATGAACTGCGGAGCGCCCTGGCTCGTTGGGTATCCACGCCACCCAATGTGGTCGTAACCGGCAACCAGAAGCCAACTCCTATCAGGATCGACCCGACCAGAGGGATCTTTGATCCTGAACAAATGTATCAGAACATCGGTGGCGACAGTGAGTTGTTTGCTCAACTCGTCTGCCTATTTCTTGATCGCTACCACACTATGCTCACTGACATTAGAACAGCCTTGGCCGATGCAGATTCGATCACCGTTGAACGACTGGCACACACTTTCAAAGGGACCGCCGGAAACCTGTGCGCCTCAGAAGTCGCACTGACTGCCGGTCGGCTCGAAGCAGTTGGCCGCCTTAATACGCTCCACGACGCCCCGCCCGTCTACGCGCAGCTCGAACTCGAAGTCGCACGACTCGTCCGTGTACTTGAATCCCACCGGCAGGGTTATCAGCCGATCACTCAGGCAGCGGCCTGA
- a CDS encoding DUF3391 domain-containing protein has protein sequence MTVKRIAIEQLIPGMFITEMDVPWYRTPFLSHKRLIKDQQTIQLMKQHGIRMVSIDTSKGSDLPSEPSATTQHAANQQSPSVDVPAPPDQTPECTPEIQPHDHSATAIYAQAQEAVERIFEDLERGIPPSPEATKAIVSSVLGQVLNHRAEMATQLAIQKIKQFDRSLTTHALDTCILSLVVAVESGLDHTAQEQIGMGALLHDAGYVRLPRNLVRKREECSGQDKTLLEQHCKLGVTLLSEQPGMHEDVLRIVREHHERFNGGGFPAKSCNDQIFHLAQIVGIVDFYDGMVSRRGTRQAMIPHDAVRQLFLAGEQGLFEKSLVELLIRSIGVYPVGSLVRLNTGEQAVVIGVNPQQRLKPLVKVTTDPQGGSYATPIDIDLATPSSDHTIRTVLRVLDPSKERVNIGIHLDQGLSRAA, from the coding sequence ATGACAGTAAAACGTATCGCCATCGAGCAGCTGATTCCCGGCATGTTCATCACAGAGATGGATGTCCCGTGGTACCGAACCCCCTTCCTCTCCCATAAACGCCTGATCAAGGATCAACAGACCATCCAACTCATGAAGCAACATGGGATCAGGATGGTGAGCATCGATACCAGTAAAGGGTCCGACCTCCCATCGGAGCCTTCAGCGACTACACAACATGCTGCAAACCAGCAATCTCCCAGCGTCGATGTCCCAGCCCCTCCGGATCAAACGCCCGAATGTACGCCGGAGATTCAACCTCACGATCATTCTGCCACGGCAATTTACGCCCAGGCTCAAGAAGCGGTTGAGCGCATTTTCGAGGATCTTGAGCGTGGCATTCCACCGTCTCCCGAAGCCACCAAAGCCATCGTATCAAGCGTGTTAGGCCAAGTTCTCAACCATCGTGCCGAGATGGCGACTCAGCTCGCCATTCAGAAAATTAAACAGTTCGACCGCTCACTGACAACTCATGCACTCGACACCTGCATCTTGTCGCTCGTGGTGGCTGTGGAAAGCGGATTGGATCACACAGCACAAGAACAAATCGGCATGGGCGCCTTACTCCATGACGCGGGATATGTCCGCCTCCCACGCAATCTTGTTCGCAAGCGGGAGGAATGTAGCGGACAAGATAAGACCTTGCTCGAACAGCATTGTAAGCTTGGCGTCACACTCCTCTCCGAGCAACCAGGCATGCACGAGGACGTCCTACGCATCGTCAGAGAGCATCATGAGCGCTTCAATGGAGGTGGATTTCCAGCCAAGTCATGCAATGATCAGATTTTTCACTTAGCGCAGATCGTCGGCATCGTCGATTTTTATGACGGCATGGTGAGTCGGCGCGGCACACGACAGGCCATGATTCCACACGATGCCGTTCGGCAACTCTTCTTGGCTGGAGAACAAGGGCTATTTGAAAAATCTCTCGTGGAGCTCCTGATTCGAAGCATCGGAGTCTACCCAGTCGGAAGCCTCGTCAGACTCAATACCGGCGAACAGGCGGTGGTCATCGGAGTCAACCCTCAGCAACGACTCAAACCCCTGGTCAAAGTCACGACCGACCCGCAAGGAGGCTCGTATGCCACGCCAATTGACATCGACCTAGCGACACCATCCTCCGACCACACAATCCGAACGGTGTTGCGTGTCCTAGACCCCAGCAAAGAACGAGTCAACATCGGCATACACCTAGACCAAGGCCTTTCGCGAGCTGCATGA
- a CDS encoding flagellar brake protein — MNDIVVSVPPAASFLSVGLALKLSFARDQQKVMYGTTLLGWKDHAWLVCEWPLQLGHDQQIAAGTPCTISYLHGGKLVGYRSEIRELITMPVPLLFVAYPKSVEEMHLRKHIRVSANEPTLMMRATHDNPSVSALPTTDYFGGLLQDLSEGGCSVLVVRTPAWLRPGTTVHMEFELPGLGHITNLAGIVKNTDTRGGEDIIGIEFHFNHLEYIEYRGWGGSVRNAIEQWTAQKAIALPPL; from the coding sequence ATGAACGATATCGTCGTATCCGTCCCCCCTGCAGCGTCCTTTTTATCGGTCGGACTGGCACTGAAGCTATCCTTCGCACGTGATCAGCAGAAGGTCATGTACGGTACGACGCTTCTTGGATGGAAGGATCATGCGTGGCTTGTCTGCGAATGGCCGCTTCAGCTCGGCCATGACCAGCAGATTGCCGCCGGTACCCCATGTACCATCAGCTATTTGCATGGCGGGAAGTTGGTCGGGTATCGCAGTGAAATACGCGAGCTGATTACGATGCCGGTTCCGTTGCTCTTTGTAGCATATCCCAAATCGGTGGAAGAGATGCATCTGCGGAAACATATCCGTGTATCTGCCAACGAACCGACCTTGATGATGCGAGCGACTCATGACAATCCATCAGTATCCGCGCTACCTACCACAGACTATTTTGGTGGTCTGTTACAGGATCTCAGTGAGGGAGGGTGCAGTGTGCTCGTGGTTCGAACACCGGCCTGGCTTCGACCAGGCACAACCGTGCACATGGAATTTGAATTGCCAGGCTTGGGGCATATCACCAACCTAGCCGGTATCGTGAAGAATACCGACACGCGAGGAGGCGAGGACATCATCGGGATCGAGTTTCACTTCAATCACCTCGAGTACATTGAATATCGTGGGTGGGGCGGATCAGTTCGAAACGCCATAGAACAATGGACGGCACAGAAAGCCATCGCCTTACCGCCCTTGTGA
- a CDS encoding glycosyltransferase family 4 protein, with the protein MNTGGRTMKSIYIPWTLAQYLNGAHPLLVSVLDGLAGQVRIVGPQVNATVDHTEFAANYGRLGDELRVLTGVDGDTVQRFIATRYHLSDALAPPNSIAFHHTILPSLRHSSIVHLETPILFFWPEVSHGKFSRGSSLVDHPFYPMISASLAHSNIKKIVSHSATGLRYLRGLFPDPAIQGKTAHIPLMPFVQRSVKRARQLPGGQPVPLTTGRRRLLFTNSFHGEPSSFWVRGGVTTLLAFQQVGEEIPLELVIVGSIPDDLTEEVADILRSPYVLHVPRTAESELQAYYDSADVMLLPSVGLHSMSITRAICSGCYVLCSDVPGVEEYVTDQAVGLILNGTAGKRVYFDDTKVDLLLDDYESVKQINFDNVNTVAEALYGRLMAVPCRNQIPSASQYDDPHMLMRAAELFRAACAA; encoded by the coding sequence ATGAACACTGGTGGTAGAACGATGAAGTCCATTTATATTCCATGGACACTTGCGCAGTACCTGAACGGTGCACACCCATTGCTTGTCAGTGTGCTGGATGGCTTGGCTGGCCAGGTCAGGATTGTAGGGCCTCAAGTCAATGCCACGGTGGATCATACTGAGTTTGCTGCCAACTATGGCCGTCTAGGTGATGAATTGCGTGTGTTGACGGGTGTGGATGGTGACACCGTCCAGCGTTTTATCGCGACCAGGTATCATTTGTCCGATGCCTTAGCGCCACCGAATAGCATAGCATTTCACCACACCATCCTTCCGTCTCTCCGGCATAGCAGCATCGTGCATTTGGAAACTCCTATTCTGTTCTTTTGGCCTGAGGTGTCTCATGGGAAATTTTCCAGGGGCTCCTCACTGGTAGACCATCCGTTTTATCCCATGATCAGCGCATCGCTCGCACATTCAAATATTAAGAAGATTGTGTCGCATTCGGCTACCGGACTTCGGTATTTGCGAGGCTTGTTCCCTGATCCTGCGATTCAGGGTAAGACTGCGCATATTCCGCTCATGCCATTCGTGCAGCGGAGTGTCAAGCGGGCCAGGCAACTGCCAGGTGGGCAGCCGGTCCCACTCACAACGGGCCGGCGGCGGCTTCTGTTCACAAATTCGTTTCATGGCGAGCCGTCCAGCTTTTGGGTGCGGGGTGGTGTTACTACCCTGCTGGCCTTTCAGCAGGTGGGCGAAGAGATCCCACTGGAGTTGGTCATTGTCGGATCGATTCCCGATGATTTGACCGAAGAGGTTGCAGATATCTTGCGCTCCCCCTACGTGCTGCACGTTCCAAGGACTGCAGAGTCCGAGTTGCAAGCATATTATGATAGCGCGGATGTGATGCTCTTGCCTTCAGTCGGGCTTCACTCCATGTCTATCACGCGAGCAATCTGCAGCGGGTGCTATGTGCTGTGTTCCGACGTGCCAGGGGTAGAGGAATATGTGACGGATCAGGCAGTCGGCCTGATCCTGAACGGCACAGCAGGGAAACGTGTGTACTTCGATGACACCAAAGTCGATCTCTTGCTAGATGATTATGAGTCGGTGAAGCAAATCAACTTTGACAATGTGAATACGGTGGCGGAAGCCTTGTACGGCAGGCTCATGGCTGTACCCTGCCGGAATCAGATTCCCTCCGCCTCTCAATATGATGATCCGCATATGCTGATGAGGGCAGCAGAACTGTTTCGGGCGGCATGTGCGGCATGA